In Poecile atricapillus isolate bPoeAtr1 chromosome 16, bPoeAtr1.hap1, whole genome shotgun sequence, the DNA window GGGGACAGTGGTGGTCAGTATATCTCAGCCAGGAAAGGCTTGGTGACATGGGCAGTGTCTCAGAGCACTCATCAGCTGTCTCTAGTTTGGGTTTCCTGtcccaaagcaccctgtgctGCCTGGAGGTGGTGCACAGGGGGGGTGGGTTCTTCCTTGACTCGCTAGTTGCCAGCTGTTTGGACTCTTTGCCAGCCTGTTTTTCCTGGGCCAGGCTTTCACCATCATGCTGGTGTACGTATGGAGTCGCAGGAACCCTTACATCCGCATGAACTTTTTTGGGCTTCTTAACTTCCAAGCCCCATTCCTGCCTTGGGTCCTGATGGGATTCTCTCTGCTCCTAGGCAACTCCATCATCATCGATTTGCTGGGTAAGTCAAAGCTGGTGGGTGATGGGAACAAGGACACCTTGCAGCCATAGTGCTCAGTCCTCATAGGTGCTACTGGGACACTGGCACCTCCCCTTGCTTCCACCTGACCTGAGATGTTTTGGTTTCCTAAAGTGAGCTGGCTGGGTTTCTAGATGGGCTGGGCTTGGGCCTGGGCTTTTCCTTGTGACCTGCTTTTTGGTGTGTCTGTCCCAGGGGCAGAAACTGGGTTTGGTGAGCTCTGACACTCTGCTGTGTCTGGTCTCCTGGGTGTGCGATGCTGCCCTCAGGCTAATGGGCTCCCTGTGTGCTGGTCACAGCGAGAAAACTTCCCTGGCTCTGGAGGGAGCTGGATGTGGGCACACAGCTGAGGGGTTttgcccagcagctctggttCAGCTGGTGAAGGAGTCACAGCCGTGCCTGACCTTGGTGGCATCTCTCCCCAGGGATTGCAGTGGGTCATATCTATTATTTCTTGGAAGATGTTTTCCCCAatcagcctggaggaaagaagTTGCTGTTAACCCCTAGCTTTCTGTAAGTAAAGTTGATTCTTTGTGGGCTTTCTCAACCTGATCACTTCCATAGCAAACTGTGACCATTAGAGGCAATTGGTTTGCTATGGAAGTGAACTGACAGCATCTCAGCTCCACAGCTCATGCCCTTGCTGCATTATTTGCACATTATACACACGTGTGCAGGGCCCATACAGCAGCTGCTACCCTGCAGCTTTGCTAATAGAACTAGAGTCTGCTTACTGCTTGTGGAAATGCTAGATGGAGGCAGGATTTTTTCTGATGTATTTTTGTAGTTTAAGAAAGCAGAATATGTTCTGCTTTGTGCACTGATGATCAAATCTGACCTAGTGACCAAGGAAGGAGGTACTGTCATGGCTGTGTGTTGAGCTGAGCAAAGGATGGTGATGGTGCAGTGggctggtggctgtggctgaCAGCCAAGGTGTCAGGGTGTTCCTAGGAGGGCTGGGGGTTTGTCATCCTCAGCTCAGTTTCCTAAcctccctgcctgctggcaTGGGTGTGTCCCTTGCCAGGAAGATGGTTTTTGACACACCTGAAGAGGATCCCAATTACAACCCTCTCCCTGAGGATCGTCCAGAACACCAGCCTAGAGACCACGACCAGAAcgagcagcagcacccacagtaACATGGGGGACTTCTTCACGTGGCCAGATTCCTCTCTTCTGGCTGGACTTTTGCTGTGGCCCAGAGATCCTACTGGAATAACACCAGTTGCCATTCTGATGTGTAGTGTGTCGCTGTTTGTGTGGGTAACCCATCTTCCCCTTGTACAGAGTGGATCCACAGAGCTTTGCACATGAGAACCGAATGCTTACAGAGGTGTTCTAGGGACAGGGGCTGAAGCTGTGATGGCTCCTCAGTTACCTGGTGTGGAATAAGTATCAAATGGGGTGTGAAACCagttcctccttctcctcctgtgtGCCAGGTCACTCTTGCCCTCTGTACAAAGGCTAATGCACCTGGCCCTCACTGTTGTGAGACCTCTTTGTGGGCTTTCAATGAAATAGTTCTGTACCATGGTAGAATGCAGCTCagcctctttctttcctttatgTCCCCCACTCCTTTTCTGGTGGTTGTTTCCAAAGAGTCTTTACATTaaagtctttatttttcagttctgtgtCCATTTCTGCCAGGGGCAGAGGCAGCAATTCATCAGGAATTTGCTCAAAACTGCCAGGTTGgggattttcttttctggtgGGCAAGGCAAAGTTCAGGCTAGCTGGAAGATGtcctttccctcttctctcagcagggctgcagagcatGAGGAGTGTGGGGAGTGTCTAATTGGATAAAGGGGTGCCTGGGAAAGGAGCAAGGGACTGGGCTGGACACTGGATCCAGGCAGTGGCTGGAAGCCTGACAGAGCCTGACACTGGTAATAAAGACTGTCTGCACCTGCAGTGTAATTCCACTCTTGTTGAATCTTTTAGTTCTGAAACTTAAAGATCTGAGTTTCAGGGGAAAACTAAACAAGCTCACCCCTACCCTGCCACCTGTATGAAATGGATCTGATCATTCTTGCTAATGCAGAACACACTGTGCTTGTACCTCACCTCAAAGCCTTCAAGTCTGCACACCTTGTATCTTACAACAGCTCACCCATAACAGTGCTGGCTGCTCCAACTCACAAACCACCACCAGACTATGAACTGTGTGTAATCAGCATCTGATTAAGCACACACACAACCCCACCACCACCAATTCCCTCTTCCCTGGGGTCTTTCAATGAAACACTTTATCAAAAATCAGACCTGCTCTTCTGCTGCACTTAAGCTTCCCTCTACAAAGAGGAGAGGCCTGTAGAAGTGATAATTTGTTCTAGGACATACAGTGGTACTAAGGGCTAAACAGAGTCAGACTCAACAAGTACTTGCTGGGTGCTTTGCTCATGACCTAATGATAACAGAGCTGGGGTTTCAGTCCCTAGAAGTCCCTGATTTGTCTTTGAAATCTGCAGATGTTCTGTTTTAAATTGCCTGAGCTGGGGCTTTGAAATGTAAAAGTTGGGCTAGGCTTTTAGGTAGGGTACCAGATTAACCCAAGGAAGTGTGATTGTAGGGCAAGAAAGCTGCTCCACAACAGTCCTAATGCTAAAAGAAACTGCCTGAAGTTCCCATCTTTCTGAACTTGGTCCCTCGACTGTCCTGCTTTGTCCCTGGCTGCTTTGAGGGACAATTGGCACAGCCTCTCTGGCCTTGAGGCAGTCCTTGTGTGCCTGCACCTCATTGTGAACTTGAGGATTAGTAATCACAAACTTTGCAGCGATTTGAAAAACTGCACCACAGATGCTAATTTAAGGTTTCAGCAGTTTCACATGTATTTTAGTTGAATTCCCTGAAGAGGCTGCTGGCAGAAGACCCTGGTCATGTAACAAAGGAAAGCTGGAGTGTTCTCAAGAAGGTTTGGAGTTTTTGTCCATGAGCCAAAACACATTTGACATGGGATGGGAGGCTAAGATGCAGCAGCAATCCCAGGTTTTGCCTTACTTGCTCAAATAACCTTTCAACCTCTCTAATACGAACTAATGCACAGAGTACCACTCTGGCAGAGGAGCCTAGGATAAGACtgaataataatattattactAAATTGcaagttttcagtttctgcagaCTAACATCTGGAAAAAGTTCCCTCCCACCCAGGAATCAGAACTGTCTCTGTTATTGCTCAAGTCTAAACATGATAAATTAAGGCCAGAAAGTGTTTTTTTGACTGTGTTAGCAGGGTGGGTGGATCAGCAAGGATCATAAAACCTATGGCTTTATCACAAAGGCCTGAACATAACTGTCAGGGTGCCAGCAAAATCTGCCTTGCTTGCAACACTCATCAGTTCTGGCAGGAACTCCATCAAAGGGATGGGGTACCTCAACAGCAAGATAGATTCTAATTAGTTTATAAGCAAgcttggatttttctttaaatctcaCTTCAATGGATTTGGTTTTTAAACTCCCTAGAGAAGTACAGGCTGTTTCTCAGGTTGCAAAGTCCTGACACTGCAGTGCTAAGGGCATTCATGacacccactttgctttgagTGCTCTGTGCACTGCAGCTGGCAGTGTTGTGTGCTGCCAGTGACCACAGCAACggcactggctgcagagaggTTTCAGTCTCAGGGACTGGAGGCTTTACTTGCTGTACCAGTGCAGAGAATGTGCTGTTTTCCAGATGCAGTCTTCACAAAATACAGGGTTCACCACACACCAGGCTGGCATGTGACAGAAATGACTCTTAAGTCTGTGATTTCAGTTAAATTGCTCTACCTTGTTGTGTAAACCAGCTGAACACATCCCTGAGTTCATTACAGACTGTGCCAAGTCTGGTAACAGACCAAGCCTTAGAGAATTGTTTGCTGCTTCTAGTTCTACATCTCTTTCTCACTTTGTCCTGCACCAAAAGGTTTTGGGTGTTTTACCTTTTGAAGCAAAGCACCCAGGAAAACTGAATGCATGTGAGTGTTCAGCACTATACCCAAAAGCATTAATATTGTTCCTTGGGACTGCTCAGTTACCAGAACATGGTGAGATTCACTGTTCACTCAAACTTACTGAACTCAACCTACGTTGTATGcattccttttatttaaaaagttgTCCTAATAGTGCACATTGCACCTATACAAAAGAATCTTTACACTGTCCACACATTATAAGGTATATAAGGGCTCCAACACCTGCCACAGGTGTCAGCTGGGTCACGCTGCCCACACAGCGCTCTTGGTACGTGGCATTGGGCTGGAGGGGGTGGGGGCAGAAGTCAGCAGTACTGGGAACTCGTGGCAAGTGGAATGTGTGTCCCCTTCAGAGACAGAAAGACCCCTGCCAATTCTAGAACCATTTGGGGAGAGGAATAGGGATAAAGTCTGTAGGGAGAGCACCAGTGTCACAACAGGAAGGTTACCAGGCTGGAGCAGTATTGGCCAAACGTCTCATGCGCctaagggagagagagagagagaggtgcAGTAAGTGCATGTTACAGTCACAGGAGGTCTGACCAAAAACAGTCCTTTTGGGGACTCTGCCACAGCTTTGTCAACTTTGTAGACAGGTTTAGTCCTAGACAGAACTCCTCAGACACCTGAGAGGGCCCCTGTTGATAAGGCAAAGACACTGTTTTCACTAACAGCTGTTAGGGCACTTTTGCACATTAACTTGGGTTGAACCAACTGCTACTGTAAACTCTTCAGGTAGCCATAGCTGATATAAAAAATGATTGTGCTACTGTTAATCAGCTGCTAAAAAACATCCTGGGAAAGAGCTGAGGCAGTATCTTTACTGTTTCCACAATGTATCATTTGGAGAGATACCAGCCATTCATTTATATCT includes these proteins:
- the LOC131585603 gene encoding derlin-2-like, with the protein product MAYQGFAQEYLGMPAVTRAYTTACVLTTAAVQLEFITPFQLYFNPDLIFRKFQIWRLITNFLFFGPLGFSFFFNMIFLYRYCRMLEEGSFRGRTADFVFMFLFGGFLMTLFGLFASLFFLGQAFTIMLVYVWSRRNPYIRMNFFGLLNFQAPFLPWVLMGFSLLLGNSIIIDLLGIAVGHIYYFLEDVFPNQPGGKKLLLTPSFLKMVFDTPEEDPNYNPLPEDRPEHQPRDHDQNEQQHPQ